Proteins from one Chroococcidiopsis sp. CCMEE 29 genomic window:
- a CDS encoding ABC transporter permease, with the protein MNWWQRLKKNPLARFGAVLLLVFYLAVIAADFVAPYDPYESQPNGSLLPPTPIYLHNAQGQFIGPHIYPTTQGKTDLETGNRELIVDRQNPAWFRLFTRGSSYRLFRLNLPLPPTFEEVEIFSGIPSNLHLFGTTGEARFNLLGTDEQGRDQFSRLLHGGRISLSIGLVGIAISFPLGMIVGGISGYFGGWTDSVVMRLVEVLMTIPSLYLLVALAAVLPPGLSSAQRFLLIVLITSFVGWAGLARVIRGQVLSIKEREFVQAAKAMGGNSLYIILRHVLPQTATYIIISATLAVPGFIVAESVLSLIGLGIQQPDPSWGNMLSLATNASILVLQPWLIWPPALLIILTVLAFNLLGDGLRDTLDPRSLRR; encoded by the coding sequence ATGAACTGGTGGCAACGACTCAAGAAAAATCCTCTAGCCCGATTTGGGGCTGTGTTGCTGTTAGTTTTTTATCTGGCAGTGATTGCAGCTGATTTTGTTGCCCCTTACGATCCTTATGAGTCTCAACCCAACGGCTCACTACTGCCACCAACGCCAATTTATTTGCATAATGCACAAGGGCAGTTTATAGGACCGCATATCTATCCCACAACGCAGGGAAAAACAGATTTGGAAACGGGCAATCGCGAATTGATCGTAGACCGCCAAAATCCCGCTTGGTTTCGCCTATTCACTAGAGGCTCAAGCTATCGGCTGTTTCGACTCAATTTGCCACTGCCTCCCACATTTGAAGAAGTGGAAATATTCAGCGGCATTCCCAGTAATTTGCACTTGTTTGGTACAACAGGCGAGGCGAGATTTAATCTCTTAGGAACTGATGAGCAAGGTCGCGATCAATTCAGTCGGCTGTTGCATGGAGGGCGAATTAGTCTCAGCATTGGTTTAGTGGGAATTGCCATTTCCTTTCCCCTGGGGATGATCGTCGGTGGAATATCTGGCTATTTTGGCGGCTGGACTGATAGCGTTGTAATGCGCTTGGTCGAAGTGTTAATGACCATTCCCAGCCTTTATCTCCTCGTTGCTTTAGCCGCTGTGTTACCGCCAGGACTAAGTAGTGCTCAGCGTTTTTTGCTAATTGTGCTGATTACTTCGTTTGTCGGTTGGGCTGGACTAGCACGGGTAATTCGGGGACAAGTTTTATCTATTAAAGAGCGAGAATTTGTCCAAGCAGCAAAAGCGATGGGCGGCAATTCGCTTTACATCATTCTCCGCCACGTTTTACCCCAAACAGCTACTTATATAATTATTTCGGCAACGCTGGCAGTTCCAGGCTTCATTGTGGCGGAGTCGGTGCTAAGTCTAATTGGTCTGGGGATTCAGCAACCTGACCCTTCTTGGGGAAATATGCTATCACTGGCGACTAATGCTTCAATTTTAGTGTTGCAACCGTGGCTGATTTGGCCTCCGGCGTTGTTGATTATCTTGACGGTGTTGGCTTTTAACTTACTAGGTGATGGGTTGCGGGATACGCTCGATCCGCGTAGTCTGCGCCGGTAG
- a CDS encoding response regulator produces MSKKIILLVEDNRDDEELALMAFEQSGIVSEVVVVRDGAEALDYVFGAGRHANRALSEMPTVILLDLKLPKIDGLEVLRRLRAHEQTRFLPVVILTTSKEEQDLINSYSLGCNSYVRKPVDFTEFISTARQLGLYWLRLNEALAV; encoded by the coding sequence ATGAGTAAAAAAATCATTCTGCTAGTAGAAGACAATCGTGATGACGAAGAATTAGCTCTGATGGCATTCGAGCAAAGCGGAATTGTGAGCGAGGTAGTGGTAGTACGCGACGGCGCTGAAGCACTAGATTATGTGTTTGGGGCTGGGAGGCACGCTAACCGTGCTTTAAGTGAAATGCCAACCGTGATCCTGCTAGATTTGAAACTACCTAAAATAGATGGGTTAGAAGTGTTACGACGCCTGCGAGCGCACGAACAAACTCGCTTCCTACCTGTAGTTATTCTCACAACCTCTAAAGAAGAGCAAGACTTAATTAATAGCTATAGCCTGGGCTGCAACAGCTATGTGCGTAAACCTGTGGACTTCACTGAGTTTATAAGTACCGCCCGTCAACTAGGATTGTACTGGCTCCGCTTGAACGAAGCTCTAGCTGTATGA
- a CDS encoding NAD(P)H-quinone oxidoreductase subunit H, with the protein MSRIETRTEPMVLNMGPHHPSMHGVLRLIVTLDGEDVVDCEPVIGYLHRGMEKIAENRTNIMYVPYVSRWDYAEGMFNEAVTVNAPEQLADIPVPRRASYIRVIMLELNRIANHLLWLGPFLADVGAQTPFFYIFREREMIYDLWEAATGYRMVNNNYFRIGGVAVDLPYGWVDKCEDFCDYFLTKVDEYERLITDNPIFRRRVEGVGTVSREDAINWGLSGPMLRASGVKWDLRKVDHYECYDDFDWEVHWETAGDCFARYVVRIREMRESVKILRQALKGLPGGPYENLEAKRMAAGPKSEWNGFDYQYIGKKIAPTFKVPKGEHYVRVESGKGELGIYIIGDDNVFPWRWKIRAADFNNLQILPHLLRGVKVADIVVILGSIDVIMGSVDR; encoded by the coding sequence ATGTCAAGGATAGAAACCAGAACTGAACCCATGGTCCTCAACATGGGTCCGCACCATCCCTCCATGCATGGCGTACTGCGGCTAATCGTCACTCTGGATGGGGAAGATGTAGTAGATTGCGAACCAGTCATCGGCTACCTGCACCGGGGGATGGAAAAAATAGCCGAGAACCGTACCAATATCATGTACGTCCCCTACGTCAGTCGCTGGGACTATGCAGAGGGAATGTTCAACGAAGCTGTCACCGTTAATGCCCCAGAACAACTAGCTGATATTCCCGTTCCCAGACGCGCCAGCTACATCCGCGTCATCATGCTGGAATTGAACCGAATTGCCAATCACCTGCTGTGGTTGGGACCATTCTTAGCTGATGTTGGCGCTCAAACTCCCTTCTTCTACATCTTCCGAGAACGGGAGATGATTTACGACCTATGGGAAGCTGCCACTGGTTATCGCATGGTCAACAACAACTACTTCCGCATCGGTGGCGTTGCCGTGGATTTGCCCTACGGCTGGGTTGATAAGTGCGAAGACTTTTGTGACTACTTCTTAACTAAAGTAGACGAATACGAACGCCTAATCACCGACAACCCCATTTTCCGCCGTCGAGTTGAAGGCGTAGGCACCGTTAGCCGCGAAGATGCTATCAATTGGGGACTATCAGGTCCAATGTTACGCGCTTCCGGGGTGAAATGGGACTTGCGGAAGGTCGATCACTACGAATGCTATGACGACTTCGACTGGGAAGTACACTGGGAAACAGCGGGTGATTGTTTTGCCCGCTATGTTGTGCGGATTCGAGAAATGCGTGAATCTGTCAAGATTCTGCGGCAAGCGCTTAAAGGGCTACCTGGTGGTCCCTATGAAAACTTGGAAGCCAAGCGGATGGCAGCCGGACCCAAATCAGAGTGGAATGGCTTTGATTATCAATACATCGGTAAGAAAATTGCTCCCACGTTTAAGGTTCCCAAAGGAGAGCATTACGTCCGCGTTGAGAGCGGTAAAGGGGAGTTGGGAATTTATATCATTGGGGATGATAATGTCTTCCCTTGGCGCTGGAAGATTCGTGCTGCCGATTTCAACAACTTGCAGATCCTCCCCCACCTGCTACGTGGTGTGAAGGTTGCTGATATTGTGGTAATTCTGGGGAGTATTGACGTCATTATGGGGTCGGTAGACCGTTAG
- a CDS encoding ATP-binding protein produces the protein MSDSLIAFAYYSIPIMLVYFVRRRRDVPFDWIFLMFGAFIVACGTTHVMEIWTLWHPSYWLSGSLKGITAFVSVYTAVELVPLIPKALVLPSPAQLEAANMALQNEIAERKQALEALRESESTLRSFFDSASMMMGIVELVDDDILHISDNATTAQFFALTPERMHRRRASEMGVPQEHIRQWIHHFCEAECSQSPVRFDYPHATADSDRWLSATVCSIAVSSGSSPRFAYIVEDITDRKLAEEQIQTLNIQLEQRVIKRTAQLEAANQVKDELLVREQTLRQQVTNILESISDAFFALDNEWRFTYLNHKAEQLLHRTKNELLGKNIWQEFPILNGKLNNECHRAVAENVTIRLEEFYPPLNIWLEVRAYPAANGLSAYFQDISDRKRVEQQIKELNQELEQRVVERTGQLEATNKELEAFSYSVSHDLRAPLRSIDGFSLALLERYAEQLDQKGKHYLERVRAASQRMGQLIDDLLNLSRLTRSEIDLQSVDLTLLVEAIAAELQQTQPERSVELLVAPAVVAQGDFRLLQVALENLLNNAWKFTSNQVHPRIEFGTIAQPDGTTAYFVRDNGAGFDMAYADKLFGAFQRLHTENEFPGTGIGLATVQRIIHRHGGRIWAEGAVEQGASFYFTL, from the coding sequence ATGTCGGATTCACTCATTGCATTTGCCTATTATTCGATTCCGATCATGCTGGTCTATTTCGTTCGTAGGAGGAGAGATGTACCCTTCGACTGGATATTCTTGATGTTTGGAGCATTCATCGTCGCCTGTGGCACAACCCATGTAATGGAGATTTGGACGCTTTGGCATCCTAGCTATTGGCTATCAGGGTCGCTCAAAGGCATTACTGCTTTTGTCTCTGTATATACCGCTGTGGAACTGGTGCCGTTGATTCCTAAAGCACTGGTCTTGCCAAGTCCGGCACAACTAGAGGCAGCGAACATGGCATTGCAAAACGAGATAGCCGAACGCAAGCAGGCGCTTGAGGCACTCCGCGAGAGTGAATCTACCCTTCGCAGCTTCTTTGACAGTGCTTCAATGATGATGGGAATTGTTGAGTTGGTAGACGATGATATCCTGCATATTTCTGATAATGCCACCACAGCCCAATTCTTCGCTCTCACCCCAGAGCGGATGCATAGGCGGCGGGCAAGTGAAATGGGTGTCCCACAAGAGCATATCCGGCAGTGGATTCATCATTTTTGCGAGGCAGAATGCAGCCAATCGCCTGTCCGGTTTGACTATCCTCATGCTACCGCTGATAGTGATCGGTGGCTGTCAGCTACAGTCTGCTCAATTGCAGTCAGTTCTGGTAGTAGTCCAAGATTTGCTTACATTGTTGAGGACATCACAGACCGCAAACTGGCTGAGGAACAGATTCAGACACTGAACATCCAACTGGAACAACGAGTCATCAAGCGCACAGCACAGTTGGAGGCGGCTAACCAGGTCAAGGATGAATTGCTAGTGCGAGAGCAAACGCTACGCCAGCAAGTTACCAACATCCTCGAAAGCATTTCTGATGCCTTCTTTGCCTTAGACAACGAGTGGCGATTTACCTACTTAAACCACAAGGCAGAGCAACTGTTGCACAGAACCAAGAACGAACTCCTTGGTAAAAATATTTGGCAGGAGTTTCCAATTCTCAATGGAAAGCTTAACAACGAGTGCCACAGAGCAGTAGCAGAAAATGTTACTATTCGCTTGGAAGAATTCTATCCGCCTCTTAACATCTGGTTGGAAGTCCGCGCCTATCCAGCTGCTAACGGTCTCTCAGCATATTTCCAAGATATCAGCGATCGCAAACGAGTAGAGCAGCAAATCAAAGAACTGAATCAAGAATTAGAGCAGCGTGTTGTCGAGCGCACAGGACAGCTTGAAGCTACCAACAAGGAACTCGAAGCGTTTTCCTATTCAGTTTCCCACGATTTAAGGGCACCACTGCGGAGTATTGATGGCTTTAGTCTGGCATTACTAGAACGCTATGCGGAGCAGTTGGATCAGAAAGGCAAACATTACTTAGAACGAGTGCGTGCCGCCAGTCAGCGGATGGGGCAATTGATTGACGATCTGCTGAATCTCTCACGATTGACACGTAGCGAGATAGATCTCCAGTCAGTTGATTTGACTCTCCTGGTGGAGGCGATCGCAGCAGAGCTACAGCAAACACAACCAGAACGTTCAGTCGAATTGCTCGTTGCTCCCGCAGTGGTGGCACAGGGAGATTTTAGGCTATTACAGGTAGCACTGGAAAATCTGCTCAACAATGCCTGGAAATTTACTTCAAACCAAGTACATCCGCGAATTGAATTTGGCACCATCGCCCAGCCAGATGGCACAACTGCCTATTTTGTCCGAGACAATGGCGCTGGTTTCGACATGGCATACGCTGACAAATTGTTTGGAGCCTTTCAGCGTCTGCACACTGAAAATGAGTTTCCTGGCACTGGGATTGGACTCGCAACAGTCCAACGTATTATCCATCGACACGGCGGTCGAATCTGGGCAGAAGGTGCAGTTGAGCAAGGGGCATCATTTTACTTCACCCTCTAA